In one window of uncultured Draconibacterium sp. DNA:
- a CDS encoding NAD+ synthase: MKVALAQLNYTIGDFEGNASKIIAEINRLKQADVDLVVFSELSVTGYYPHDLLEKKEFIAKADDAVAEIAKHCHGIAALVGAPRINQHERGKKLFNSALFLADGEIKSSHNKTLLPTYDIFDEYRHFEPNRKFSLVEYKGEKIAVTICEDLWDEQPTANEFGKDKLYSISPMEELARLKPDFVVNLSASPFSYNQEGWRKNVLITKAKKYGIPILYCNQVGAQTELVFDGGSVYIDANGEIVKELKYFEEDCLVLDTTSLGEKELQQKVDYIEKIHDALVLGIRDYFNKMGFKQATLGLSGGIDSAVTVVLAVRALGAENVRVLLMPSKYSSDHSVNDARELAENLGIRYDVVNIQSAVDQFENALSPLFEGRSPDVTEENIQARARGIYMMAISNKFGHILLNTTNKSECAVGYGTLYGDMNGGLAVLGDVYKLDVFKLSRFMNKDGEIIPENTIVKPPSAELRPDQKDTDSLPEYEELDDMLFNYIELNKSPKEIAALGYDEAVVRRVIRMVNMNEYKRFQAAPILRVSSKAFGFGRKMPLVACY; the protein is encoded by the coding sequence ATGAAAGTTGCACTGGCTCAGTTAAATTATACCATCGGCGATTTTGAAGGAAATGCGTCGAAGATTATTGCAGAGATCAACCGCCTGAAACAAGCGGACGTTGATCTGGTTGTTTTTTCCGAATTGTCGGTAACGGGATATTACCCGCACGATTTGTTGGAAAAAAAGGAGTTTATTGCAAAAGCCGATGATGCTGTTGCCGAAATAGCAAAGCATTGCCATGGTATTGCTGCTTTGGTTGGTGCGCCACGCATTAACCAGCACGAACGCGGTAAAAAGCTTTTTAACTCGGCACTTTTTCTGGCCGATGGCGAAATAAAAAGCAGCCACAATAAAACGCTGCTGCCTACCTACGATATTTTTGATGAGTACCGCCACTTTGAGCCCAACCGCAAATTTAGCTTGGTAGAATACAAAGGCGAAAAGATTGCTGTTACCATTTGCGAAGATTTGTGGGACGAGCAGCCAACGGCCAACGAGTTTGGAAAAGACAAACTCTATTCTATTTCTCCAATGGAGGAGCTGGCAAGGCTAAAACCCGATTTTGTGGTAAATCTTTCGGCATCGCCATTTTCGTACAACCAGGAAGGCTGGCGCAAGAATGTGCTTATAACAAAAGCAAAAAAATACGGCATACCAATTTTGTATTGCAACCAGGTGGGTGCACAAACCGAATTGGTTTTTGACGGAGGATCGGTGTACATCGATGCCAACGGCGAAATCGTAAAGGAGTTGAAATATTTTGAGGAGGACTGTCTCGTGCTCGATACCACTTCGCTGGGCGAAAAAGAGCTGCAACAAAAGGTGGATTACATCGAAAAGATACACGATGCGCTGGTACTGGGTATTCGCGACTATTTTAATAAGATGGGCTTTAAACAGGCTACGCTGGGATTATCGGGGGGTATTGATTCGGCAGTAACAGTGGTGCTTGCCGTTCGTGCTTTAGGAGCCGAGAATGTGCGCGTGTTGTTAATGCCATCAAAATATTCGTCGGACCATAGTGTGAATGATGCCCGCGAACTGGCCGAAAACCTTGGCATTCGTTACGATGTAGTGAATATTCAATCGGCAGTCGATCAGTTTGAAAATGCACTTTCTCCTCTATTCGAAGGTCGCTCGCCCGACGTAACCGAAGAAAATATTCAGGCCCGCGCACGTGGAATTTATATGATGGCGATTTCGAATAAATTTGGTCATATTCTGTTAAACACAACAAACAAAAGCGAGTGCGCCGTTGGTTACGGAACACTTTATGGCGATATGAACGGAGGGTTGGCTGTGTTGGGCGATGTTTACAAACTGGATGTGTTTAAACTGTCGCGGTTTATGAATAAAGATGGCGAAATTATTCCGGAGAATACCATTGTTAAACCACCTTCGGCCGAGTTGCGCCCTGATCAGAAAGATACCGACTCATTACCCGAATACGAAGAGCTGGATGACATGCTCTTTAATTACATCGAGTTGAACAAATCGCCGAAGGAAATTGCTGCTCTTGGCTATGATGAGGCAGTGGTTCGCAGAGTGATAAGAATGGTGAACATGAATGAGTATAAACGCTTTCAGGCAGCACCTATTTTAAGAGTAAGTTCAAAAGCTTTTGGTTTCGGACGAAAAATGCCGCTGGTTGCCTGTTACTAG